In Solea senegalensis isolate Sse05_10M linkage group LG18, IFAPA_SoseM_1, whole genome shotgun sequence, a single window of DNA contains:
- the LOC122759647 gene encoding inhibitory synaptic factor 2A produces MVSKEGGKCMLTNSESDSEAAPVPSTSLALEVKYSLEASRQVRKRNKALQVRFKDICEAQNEQREAELQAAGKGGKPISYKVAYRKYMTVPARRSIPNVTRSTGVQTSPDLKKRYQTFPFERKKGHTYKDVAAVETYKGQNNGFVMEVKQTKAVGQGLDEEEEEEGACGGSGVRRTRALLHTNECIATVEQHTAPDGLCSDAMLLSCSADTDCLADTSRGSGARAQAEYQLCSVPSTARTGLQHREADRDRSAKRQLLNLEEGSSQTLPDRASKVTGPIAWNSLTQVECLDSPSVRSKRKKGLQLNGLQSETLPRSSGGCTTQAQCHTGQLSARPLRGMDEPLSPCGSGEPGGAQPDQTQETCKQIVPMNQDRDVKAQLQAMENLINSSQETIKVLLGVIQELEKGEAHREGLSYRTGQDTANCDTCRNSACIIYSVELDFKQQEDKLQPLMKRLCPTEDVHFASLPYPQEAFTSTPKRKSKADSKKHARWKLWFL; encoded by the exons ATGGTGAGCAAGGAGGGTGGCAAATGTATGCTCACCAACTCAGAGTCTGACTCGGAGGCAGCACCGGTGCCCTCCACCTCGCTGGCACTTGAGGTGAAGTATTCCCTGGAAGCCAGCCGacaggtgaggaagaggaacaaGGCCCTGCAAGTGCGTTTCAAGGATATATGCGAGGCACAGAACGAGCAGAGGGAGGCGGAGCTGCAGGCAGCAGGGAAAGGTGGAAAGCCGATCTCATACAAAGTGGCATACCGCAAGTACATGACTGTCCCTGCCCGCAGATCCATCCCAAACGTCACGAGGAGCACAGGTGTGCAGACGTCCCCTGACCTCAAGAAACGCTATCAGACCTTTCCGTTTGAGCGTAAAAAAGGCCACACCTATAAAGACGTGGCGGCGGTGGAAACTTATAAAGGTCAGAATAACGGTTTTGTCATGGAGGTAAAGCAGACCAAGGCTGTTGGGCAGGGTttagatgaggaggaggaggaggagggagcttGCGGGGGGAGTGGAGTCCGGAGGACCAGGGCTCTGCTCCATACTAATGAGTGCATTGCCACAGTGGAGCAGCACACTGCACCTGATGGCCTGTGCTCTGATGCTATGCTGCTCAGttgctctgcagacacagactgCCTTGCAGACACATCGAGAGGAAGTGGAGCCAGAGCACAGGCAGAGTACCAGCTCTGCAGTGTCCCATCGACAGCCAGGACAGGATTACAACACAGGGAGGCTGATAGAGACCGCTCTGCCAAGAGGCAACTGCTGAATCTGGAGGAGGGCTCGTCCCAAACCCTGCCGGACAGGGCCTCCAAGGTTACGGGCCCTATCGCCTGGAACTCCCTTACACAGGTGGAGTGCCTGGACAGTCCGTCTGTGCGGAGCAAACGGAAGAAAGGCCTGCAGCTTAACGGGCTGCAGAGTGAGACGCTCCCACGTTCCAGTGGAGGCTGTACAACACAGGCACAGTGCCACACAGGACAGTTGTCTGCTCGGCCTCTGAGGGGCATGGATGAGCCTCTGTCACCCTGCGGAAGTGGTGAACCTGGTGGGGCCCAACCCGACCAAACACAGGAGACCTGTAAGCAAATAGTGCCTATGAACCAGGACAGGGATGTTAAAGCACAGCTCCAGGCCATGGAAAATCTCATCAACTCCAGCCAAGAGACCATCAAGGTGCTTCTCGGAGTCATCCAGGAATTGGAGAAGGGGGAGGCCCACAGAGAGGG ACTCTCCTATCGAACTGGACAGGACACGGCCAACTGTGACACATGCCGGAACAGCGCATGCATTATTTACAG TGTGGAGCTGGACTTCAAACAGCAGGAGGACAAACTGCAGCCACTGATGAAGAGGCTCTGCCCGACCGAGGATGTCCATTTCGCCTCCCTGCCTTACCCCCAGGAGGCCTTCACCTCCACTCCGAAGCGAAAGTCCAAAGCTGACTCCAAGAAGCATGCTCGCTGGAAACTTTGGTTCCTGTGA